From the genome of candidate division TA06 bacterium:
TTCCCTGTTCCTTGATGACCCGGGCGGCCAGGATGCTGTCCAGGCCACCGGAAAGAAGGGATAAGGCTTTCATGATGCTATCTTGTAAATAAATGATATCTTTTGATAAACTTTCAGCCTTTCCTTTTGCCGGCGATATACAGTCCCTTCGATTGTTCTACTCTGAATCCAATTTTTGGTTTTGTTTTTTCAGGAACATCCAAAAGCCGGCGAATAGCTACAAAGACTGTCTTAAATTGGCTGTCGTATCTTTTTTCCATTTCCGCCAATTTGCAGGCTAAATCGTTGTTGGAAAGCGTCATCTCGCGTAAACGGACAAAAGTCCGAATAATCTGAACGCTTACTTGAACGGCTTTGGCGCTGTTCAATACGTTAGCCAGCATCAAGGCGCCATATTCGGTAAAAGCAAAGAGAAGGTACGGTGAATATTTGAGCTTTTTAAGGTGGTCGCATTTTGCGACCACCTCGGCCTTTTCCGGAATCTTGAATTCAGATATGAATATTTATTGCTGGTCTTTGATCCTTTACCAACATCGCGATGCCATGAATGACATCGCTGGATATCATCAAGTCTCTTTGAGACTAACACGGCAGGCCTCCCAGGGGCCTTGAGGGACGCCAGCGATAGCCTTCAGGCATCGCTACCTTTGGCCAAAACACAATCGGTCCAATCTCAATGATCTCACGAAAAGCTCTTCAGCCTCTCCCCGGCGTCATCTTTGCCCACTATGGCCTGCAGCGCCTTGGGAATTATTGAGATGTCAAACCGGTTGACGTAGGGCCACAGCTCGCCGTCCACCTGGGCCGACATCGGAATATCGGATTCTACCGTCACCTTTGTCAATTTCCCCATGGTTATCTGCCGTAATTGGGTGTGCTTACCCTTGAAGGTCTTGGGCACGTGGAGGAAAAATTCCAGCCAGTTGAGTTTATGGATCAGGCAGATATCCAGCAGACCGTCGTCCGCTTTGGCATCGGGGTTCAGGTAATATCCGCCGCCTACGCTCTTGCCGTTGGTGATCTCGGCCAGCAGGGCCTGATGCCAGATCTTGCCCTGTCCGAAGTCAAAGGACATCCGCTGGCCCTTATAGCGCAGCAGGGCTTTGAAGGTGGCATAGAGATATAGCTTCAGGTCGCGCAGTCCCTTGATCTTCTGTTTCTCTATGATCACTTCTCCGTCCAGCCCAATGCCCACGCAGTTGAAGAAATAACGCTCCAGCTTTTTCCCGCCGGGCAGGGGCGAGCTGACCACTCCGGCGTCCACCATCATGGTCTGCCGGTCCCTGATGGCCTCCACCGCCTGGGGAATGGAACGACCGATCTTCAGAGACTTGGCAAAATCGTCGCCCGAGCCCAGGGGGATCATGCCAAACAGGGCCTGGCCGCCCACCAGTGCCCCGGCCACTTCCCCGGCCAGGCCGTCGCCGCCGGCCGCCACGATCAGCTGAAAGCCACGTTCAATGGCCTCCCTGGCCAGCCGGGCCCCGTCGCCTTCGTGATCGGTCAGAGCCAACTCAAAGTTAAGACCGTAGGCCGTGAACAGCGACCTTATCTGCTCGGCATGCCTGGCCGCCTCGCCGCCGTGGGCCTTGGGATTCAAGATCACTTTTATACGCATCTCTTACACTATAGAATATGGAATATTGAATTTTGAATATTGAATTTGTTTTAAGACTGCGGGACTTTCATCAAAATGCTTTTTCTGATGCTGGACATATAACCTTCCAACATCTTGCTCACGATATCAAGATCGTCACTCAATTTATCGCTGTTGCCGTAACCCAGATCAGCCGCCAGGATCAGATAATATCTAACTTCTTCCAATGACCCCTGGGAAATGTTCATATAACGGACTTTGTCCGGTTT
Proteins encoded in this window:
- a CDS encoding four helix bundle protein gives rise to the protein MIPQLRRAVISVPANIAEGFKKKSKPDKVRYMNISQGSLEEVRYYLILAADLGYGNSDKLSDDLDIVSKMLEGYMSSIRKSILMKVPQS
- a CDS encoding diacylglycerol kinase family lipid kinase, which codes for MRIKVILNPKAHGGEAARHAEQIRSLFTAYGLNFELALTDHEGDGARLAREAIERGFQLIVAAGGDGLAGEVAGALVGGQALFGMIPLGSGDDFAKSLKIGRSIPQAVEAIRDRQTMMVDAGVVSSPLPGGKKLERYFFNCVGIGLDGEVIIEKQKIKGLRDLKLYLYATFKALLRYKGQRMSFDFGQGKIWHQALLAEITNGKSVGGGYYLNPDAKADDGLLDICLIHKLNWLEFFLHVPKTFKGKHTQLRQITMGKLTKVTVESDIPMSAQVDGELWPYVNRFDISIIPKALQAIVGKDDAGERLKSFS